Proteins encoded together in one Terriglobus saanensis SP1PR4 window:
- the lepB gene encoding signal peptidase I: MSEVPQHGVFPTLQSMLRATVVAVFVLTFLLQPYRIPSASMEKTLLVGDFLLVNKQALAPAGRWRWLLPYRKIQRGDVAVFYQPVTDTLLVKRVIAVGGDSVALHAGQVVLNGTPRPEGYAVYAPAARSRFRDDFPNMQERDPDTDAAWWVEMRSRVQSGALQVPGGDAFMMGDNRNNSQDSRYWGFVPETKIVGSPLLVYFSVRGDEEGTFWHRLRRLGRWRRVLSVVR, from the coding sequence TTGAGTGAAGTACCGCAGCACGGGGTCTTTCCAACGCTACAGTCCATGCTGCGTGCGACCGTGGTGGCCGTCTTTGTGCTGACATTCCTTTTGCAGCCGTACCGCATTCCTTCGGCTTCGATGGAAAAGACGCTGCTGGTGGGCGACTTTCTGCTGGTGAACAAGCAGGCGCTGGCGCCGGCTGGACGTTGGAGATGGCTTCTGCCTTACCGCAAGATCCAGCGGGGGGATGTTGCCGTCTTCTATCAGCCCGTCACCGATACGCTGCTGGTCAAACGCGTGATTGCCGTGGGTGGGGATTCTGTCGCGCTGCATGCAGGCCAGGTGGTCCTGAACGGAACCCCGCGGCCTGAAGGGTATGCCGTTTATGCTCCAGCGGCACGGAGTCGGTTTCGCGATGATTTCCCTAACATGCAGGAGCGCGATCCCGATACCGACGCAGCCTGGTGGGTGGAGATGCGCTCCCGCGTGCAGAGTGGCGCTCTGCAGGTGCCCGGCGGGGACGCCTTCATGATGGGTGACAACCGCAATAACAGCCAGGACAGCCGGTACTGGGGATTTGTGCCGGAGACGAAGATTGTGGGCTCGCCGCTGCTGGTCTACTTTTCGGTACGCGGCGACGAAGAAGGTACGTTCTGGCATCGCTTGCGGCGTCTGGGACGCTGGCGCAGGGTGCTTTCAGTGGTTCGGTAG
- the lepB gene encoding signal peptidase I gives MAEMVLEKQERKETLLESISGMALMLVVGLFVLTFVAQNFEIPSPSMVPTLLIGDHVLVDHATFAPPTKWMPLVPYQTIRHGDVVVFLKPTLEGMILVKRAIGLPGDRIHLRHGILYRNGVAQKEPQISVPDESDPIHTYEPFRDDFPNGPADPRMTATWANEWQSHVVNGDLVVPDDMILGLGDNRVGSLDSRFWGFIPREAVLGRPLFVYWSFMTPEDQEQKTSASERVAFFTQVVVHFFDQTRWKRTFHRIV, from the coding sequence GTGGCAGAGATGGTTCTGGAAAAGCAGGAGCGTAAGGAGACCCTTCTGGAGTCCATCTCCGGCATGGCCCTTATGCTGGTGGTTGGTTTGTTTGTGCTGACGTTTGTAGCGCAGAACTTCGAGATTCCATCCCCGTCCATGGTGCCTACGCTGCTCATCGGCGACCACGTACTGGTGGATCACGCGACCTTTGCTCCACCGACGAAGTGGATGCCCCTGGTCCCCTATCAAACCATCCGGCACGGCGATGTCGTGGTGTTTTTGAAGCCAACGCTGGAGGGCATGATCCTGGTGAAGCGGGCGATCGGCCTGCCGGGCGACCGGATTCACCTGCGGCATGGCATCCTGTACCGGAATGGCGTGGCACAAAAAGAGCCGCAGATCTCCGTGCCCGACGAGAGCGACCCGATCCACACGTATGAACCGTTTCGGGATGACTTTCCGAATGGACCTGCCGATCCGCGGATGACGGCAACCTGGGCGAACGAATGGCAGAGCCATGTCGTGAATGGCGACCTTGTCGTACCGGACGACATGATCCTCGGTCTGGGCGACAACCGCGTGGGTTCGCTCGACAGCCGATTCTGGGGGTTCATTCCCCGGGAGGCTGTTTTGGGACGCCCGCTCTTCGTGTACTGGTCGTTCATGACACCAGAGGACCAGGAACAGAAGACCAGTGCGAGCGAGCGCGTGGCCTTCTTTACCCAAGTAGTGGTCCATTTCTTTGATCAGACGCGATGGAAGCGTACGTTTCACCGGATTGTCTGA
- the lepB gene encoding signal peptidase I — protein MSETVVEKQQAVEVVEERKETLLESISGMAFVLVVGLFVLTFVAQNFEIPSSSMVPTMLIGDHLVVDHTTFAPPTKWMPLVHYRPVQHGDIIVFLKPNPESPDLILVKRAIGLPGDRIHLRHGVLYLNGVAQVEPQISMPDDGDPMHGYQAYRDDFPSAPPDDSNITALWATELQSHIVNGELVVPEGKIFGMGDNRLASLDGRFWGFIPKEAVLGRPMFIYWSFMTSEDQMYKTSANERVAFMGHILLHIFDQTRWKRTFHRVV, from the coding sequence TTGTCAGAGACAGTCGTGGAGAAGCAGCAGGCCGTGGAAGTCGTAGAGGAGCGCAAGGAGACTCTGCTGGAGTCGATCTCCGGCATGGCGTTTGTGCTGGTGGTGGGTCTGTTTGTGCTGACATTTGTCGCGCAGAACTTTGAGATTCCGTCGTCTTCGATGGTGCCGACGATGCTGATCGGCGACCACCTTGTGGTGGACCACACGACCTTTGCGCCGCCCACGAAGTGGATGCCCCTGGTGCACTACCGCCCCGTACAGCACGGCGACATCATTGTTTTCCTGAAGCCCAATCCCGAGTCGCCTGACCTGATCCTGGTAAAGCGCGCCATCGGTCTGCCGGGCGACCGCATTCACCTGCGGCATGGTGTCCTGTATCTGAACGGCGTGGCACAGGTTGAACCGCAGATCTCCATGCCGGATGACGGTGACCCGATGCACGGGTACCAGGCGTATCGCGACGATTTTCCGAGCGCTCCGCCGGACGATAGCAATATCACCGCGCTCTGGGCGACGGAGTTGCAAAGCCACATCGTGAACGGCGAACTCGTGGTGCCCGAGGGCAAGATCTTCGGCATGGGCGACAACCGTCTGGCCTCGCTGGATGGCCGCTTCTGGGGTTTCATTCCGAAGGAAGCCGTGCTGGGACGACCGATGTTTATCTACTGGTCTTTCATGACGTCGGAAGACCAGATGTACAAGACGAGCGCGAATGAGCGCGTGGCGTTTATGGGCCACATTCTGCTGCATATCTTTGACCAGACGCGGTGGAAGCGTACGTTCCATAGGGTAGTGTGA